In Leptolyngbya sp. CCY15150, the genomic window GTTCTTAGGACAACGTGAGTTCCTTCACGTCCAAGATGTTTGCCTAGTTCCGTCCTGATCTTGGCGGGGGGCTTGCCAGAATACGGTGAATAGTTCGGTGTCTGGTTCATAAAAGACGTCTACCTGGGCCATCACACAGACTAAACCTTCACAAGTTCAACATTCAGATTATCTGCATTGATAGGGATGTAATTTAATCGCTCAAAACCAATGACTTTTCCAGCCTGGTTTTTGATCAGAATGACCTCTTCTTCGGTTTCTTCTGCGATAGATTCTTGGGTTGGATCATCAAACCAGACGGTCAGGGTTTGCCCCACTTCGTCGTAGTAAATTTTTACGTTGTCCATACAGGATCTCCGATTTTAATCGTATTGGTGCGATAGGTTGTGACGATGAAACTCTCTCCGTTTAAGTGACGGCAAACAACACAGACAAAATGAGGTGGATCAGGCTGGTAATGTAAGTACAGGTTCGGATCGCTCCGACTCCGGCGAATTTCTGAGG contains:
- a CDS encoding DUF2283 domain-containing protein, with the translated sequence MDNVKIYYDEVGQTLTVWFDDPTQESIAEETEEEVILIKNQAGKVIGFERLNYIPINADNLNVELVKV